The nucleotide sequence ATCATAAAGAGATAAGTTCATATTATAGGTATCATGTctgatttattttgataaacaaATTTCAGTGGTCATGGAACTTATGCTGAAGATGATTCTCTGAAGGCTTCCGTAGCGGGTGTGATGCAAAAAGTTAACAAGTTGATTTGCATTCGTCCGTTGAAGAGTCGATATGTGGGTGAAATAGGAGATGTGGTGGTGGGCAGGGTTCTTGAAGTACAGCAGCGACGGTGGAAGATCGAGACTAACTCCAGACTTGACTCAGTTCTCCAGTTATCAGCTGTCAATCTACCTGGTGGTGAATTGGTATGTGGAAGTTCTCCTAATAAGAAATTACTTGTTCCCATAGTtgttgtataatttattattgtcacTGACAATATCCTAAAAtgaagttattaaaaaaattctgGTGTTAAGTCGCCTCTcgatctaaatatttttaaaataacttgaaaaaataaaactgcctaaggtgggaattgaACCTATGATCTTCCGcttgctcttccatctgagttGAATAGACACTGAATAAACTTGTCGAAATATTCTAGTCTAATTTATGTTTCAGCGCCGGAGATCAGCTGAAGATGAACAGATGATGAGGAAACACTTGCAGGAAGGTGATCTCATCAGCGCAGAGGTCCAGAGTGTGTTCTCTGATGGGTCTTTGTCATTACATACCCGAAGCTTAAAGTATGGAAAGGTAGcttttgattttatttcttgtcTGTCGTTgaatttttcctttttttagattagtttagattttttttaaactttaattttaaagtttctacTGAGGATacaactaataatattatgtggtgTTATTTGCAGCTGTCACAAGGCACATTGATAAAAGTGTTCCCATCATTGGTAAAGAGGAGGAAAAATCATTTTCACAATCTACCTTGTGGTGTATCAATTATCATTGGTAATAATGGCTTTATTTGGATAAGCCCACTAAAACATGATGTTATACCTGAAGGAAATAAAGATGAAATTGCTGATTATGAATTACAGGTAAATAATGTTTATATTATAAGTATGAATTTTCATTAGATGTTGTTTGTAAGACATTTTGACCATTGGGCATTAATATTATTTCTATGTTCTTGTAAAtatgattaatttttttttcagcctGTGGATAGGTCAGATAGAGAAGCAATGGCCAGAGTGAAGAACTGCATTGCAGCTTTGGTTGCATCCAAGATGATGCTGGATGATACTAGTATAATGTTTGCTTATGAAGAAAGCCTGAAATATGATGCAGTGAAAGATCTGCTGGATCCTGAAGCAATGTTAGATATTGCCTTTTTAACACAGCATAGAATAAACAATATAATGGAAGACTAACAATTTGTTTAAGTTATCAAAGTTCCAAATGCAGCATAGTACCAGGTAAGTTAAAATTCTTTTTTATCAGCGCATTGattttattataacaaaagTACTTATAAATTGCCAAACatgaaaatgcatttttattaaaagcacAAATATCGGTATATTATCAAAATACACTttcatataaaaacaattatttacataaatttgTGAAAT is from Ostrinia nubilalis chromosome 2, ilOstNubi1.1, whole genome shotgun sequence and encodes:
- the LOC135080718 gene encoding exosome complex component RRP4, encoding MTGHVSIRLASERVNHCVASSNELPRFYTPGEVITGMQDFMRGHGTYAEDDSLKASVAGVMQKVNKLICIRPLKSRYVGEIGDVVVGRVLEVQQRRWKIETNSRLDSVLQLSAVNLPGGELRRRSAEDEQMMRKHLQEGDLISAEVQSVFSDGSLSLHTRSLKYGKLSQGTLIKVFPSLVKRRKNHFHNLPCGVSIIIGNNGFIWISPLKHDVIPEGNKDEIADYELQPVDRSDREAMARVKNCIAALVASKMMLDDTSIMFAYEESLKYDAVKDLLDPEAMLDIAFLTQHRINNIMED